One Ricinus communis isolate WT05 ecotype wild-type chromosome 2, ASM1957865v1, whole genome shotgun sequence DNA segment encodes these proteins:
- the LOC8265280 gene encoding calcium-transporting ATPase 3, endoplasmic reticulum-type isoform X3 produces MEDAYARSVSEVLDYFGVDPAKGLTDSQVALNAKVHGKNVLPEDGRTPFWKLVLKQFDDLLVKILIAAAVVSFVLALINGETGLTAFLEPFVILLILAANAAVGVITETNAEKALEELRAYQADIATVLRNGCFSILPATELVPGDIVEVSVGCKVPADMRMIEMLSDQLRVDQALLTGESCSVEKELKSTTAMNAVYQDKTNILFSGTVVVAGRARAIVVGVGSNTAMGSIRDSMLQTDDEATPLKKKLDEFGTFLAKVIAGICVLVWIVNIGHFRDPSHGGFLRGAIHYFKIAVALAVAAIPEGLPAVVTTCLALGTKRMARLNAIVRSLPSVETLGCTTVICSDKTGTLTTNMMSVSKICVVQSLHHHPVIAEYNVSGTTYAPDGIVFDSSGTQLDFPAQLPCLLHMAMCSALCNESVLQYNHDKGHYEKIGESTEVALRVLAEKVGLPGFDSMPSALHMLSKHERASYCNHYWENQFKKVSALEFSRDRKMMSVLCSRKQTEIMFSKGAPESIISRCSNILCNFDGSTAPLSAAIQDEIESRFHSLAGKETLRCLALAMKQMPTGQQSLSFDDEKDLTFIGLVGMLDPPREEVRSAMLSCMTAGIRVIVVTGDNKSTAESLCRKIGAFDDLEDFVGRSYTASEFEELPALQQTMALQRMALFTRVEPAHKRMLVEALQHQNEVVAMTGDGVNDAPALKKADIGIAMGSGTAVAKSASDMVLADDNFASIVAAVAEGRAIYNNTKQFIRYMISSNIGEVVCIFVAAVLGIPDTLAPVQLLWVNLVTDGLPATAIGFNKQDSDVMKAKPRKM; encoded by the exons ATGGAGGACGCCTATGCCAGATCCGTCTCCGAG GTTTTGGATTATTTTGGTGTGGACCCGGCCAAAGGTCTTACTGATTCTCag GTAGCTTTGAATGCGAAAGTTCATGGTAAAAACG TGCTGCCTGAAGATGGAA GGACTCCCTTCTGGAAATTGGTTCTGAAGCAgtttgatgatttgcttgttAAAATATTGATTGCCGCTGCtgttgtttcttttgttttggcTTTGATTAATGGGGAGACAGGATTAACAGCTTTTTTGGAGCCTTTT GTCATCTTATTGATTTTAGCTGCCAATGCAGCAGTAGGGGTGATCACAGAAACAAATGCTGAAAAGGCTCTTGAA GAGTTGCGTGCCTACCAAGCTGATATTGCGACTGTGCTTCGAAATG GTTGCTTTTCCATACTTCCTGCAACAGAACTTGTTCCTGGTGATATAGTGGAAGTTAGCG TGGGATGCAAGGTTCCAGCTGACATGAGAATGATTGAGATGCTGAGTGATCAGTTACGTGTTGACCAAGCACTCCTTACTG GTGAGAGCTGTTCTGTGGAAAAAGAACTCAAGTCCACTACTGCAATGAATGCAGTTTACCAAGACAAGACAAATATCCTTTTCTCG GGTACAGTGGTGGTTGCTGGTCGTGCAAGAGCTATTGTTGTTGGAGTTGGTTCTAACACTGCCATGGGCAGCATACGGGATTCCATGCTGCAAACAGATGAT GAAGCAACACCGTTGAAGAAGAAGTTGGATGAATTTGGTACTTTTTTGGCCAAG GTTATTGCAGGTATTTGTGTGCTAGTATGGATTGTAAATATAGGACATTTTCGTGATCCTTCCCATGGTGGGTTCTTGCGTGGTGCAATCCACTATTTCAAG ATTGCAGTTGCTCTTGCAGTTGCAGCAATTCCTGAAGGGCTTCCTGCTGTTGTTACAAC GTGTTTGGCTCTTGGAACAAAGCGCATGGCTCGGCTGAATGCCATTGTACGCTCTTTGCCATCAGTTGAGACTTTAGGCTGCACAACAGTGATTTGCAGTGACAAGACAGGAACATTGACAACTAACATGATGTCTGTCTCGAAG ATATGTGTTGTTCAGTCTCTTCACCATCATCCTGTGATTGCTGAATATAATGTCAGTGGTACAACCTATGCTCCAGATGGCATAGTTTTTGACAGCAGTGGGACACAG CTTGATTTTCCAGCTCAGTTGCCTTGTCTTCTTCACATGGCCATGTGTTCAGCCCTTTGCAACGAGTCTGTCTTACAGTATAATCATGATAAAGGACACTATGAAAAAATTGGGGAGTCAACTGAAGTAGCATTACGCGTTCTGGCAGAGAAG GTTGGCCTTCCTGGGTTTGATTCTATGCCTTCTGCACTGCACATGCTGAGCAAGCACGAGCGTGCCTCTTACTGCAACCACTATTGGGAAAACCAATTCAAAAAg GTTTCTGCTTTGGAATTCTCTCGTGATCGAAAAATGATGAGTGTCTTATGTAGTCGAAAGCAGACTGAGATTATGTTTTCAAAGGGTGCTCCAGAGAGTATTATCTCTAGATGCTCTAACATCCTTTGCAATTTCGATGGTTCCACTGCTCCACTGTCTGCTGCTATTCAAGATGAGATAGAATCAAGGTTCCACAG TCTTGCAGGAAAAGAAACATTAAGATGTTTGGCTCTGGCCATGAAACAGATGCCCACTGGTCAACAGAGCCTCTCTTTTGACGATGAGAAGGACCTTACATTTATTGGGTTG GTTGGGATGCTTGATCCACCAAGAGAGGAAGTGAGAAGTGCTATGCTTTCATGCATGACTGCTGGTATACGTGTTATTGTTGTCACTGGGGACAACAag TCAACAGCTGAATCCCTCTGTCGTAAAATTGGTGCTTTTGATGACCTGGAAGATTTTGTCGGACGCTCATATACCGCATCTGAGTTTGAAGAACTTCCTGCTTTGCAGCAAACAATGGCTTTGCAACGTATGGCACTGTTTACCAG GGTGGAACCTGCTCATAAAAGGATGCTAGTGGAGGCCTTacagcatcaaaatgaagtg GTGGCAATGACTGGTGATGGTGTTAATGATGCACCAGCTCTAAAGAAAGCAGATATAGGAATTGCTATGGGGTCTGGAACAGCAGTTGCTAAG AGTGCTTCAGATATGGTTTTGGCTGATGATAATTTTGCTTCAATTGTTGCT GCTGTTGCAGAAGGGAGGGCTATTTACAATAACACGAAGCAATTTATCAGATACATGATTTCTTCAAATATTGGTGAAGTTGTATGTATTTTTGTGGCAGCTGTACTTGGAATACCTGATACCTTGGCTCCG GTCCAATTGCTCTGGGTCAATTTAGTGACTGATGGATTGCCTGCCACTGCTATTGGTTTCAACAAGCAAGATTCTGATGTAATGAAGGCCAAACCTCGCAAG ATGTAG